The segment GGGGTTCGGCGCCGGCCAGCACCGCGGAGGTGCGGCCGGTGTCGAGTACGCACACCACGCGCCGGTCGCGCTCCGGGCGCCACGTGCGTACGAGCACGTCGGAGCGGCGTGCGCTGGCCCGCCAGTCGATGGAGCGCACGTCGTCGCCGATGACGTACTCGCGGAGGGCGTCGAACTCGGTGCCCTGCCCGCGTCCCCGGGTGACCGTCGAGCCCTCGAGCGTGCGCAGGCGGGCCGTCTTCTCGGGCAGGAAGCGCCGCGAGTCGAAGCGCGGCAGCACGCGGAGTGTCCACTGTGGTGTCGCGGGGCGGCCGGCGCGCTGGCGGAAGGCGAGGCGCAGCGGTCCGTACGAGCGGAGGGTCAGCCGCACCGCCGGCCGGTCGCCGCGGCGGCTCGGCGTCAGCGAGGTCTCCAGCGTCACCGCGCTGCCCGGCTCCACCACAACCTCGTGCGTGGCGGGAGTGGCGCCGGCCGAGGGGACCCAGGCGTCGCGGATGTCGGCGTGCAGCACGCGCTGCGAGCGGTTTGCCACCCGCAGCGAAACCGTGGCGGTCTCGCCCGAGCGAACCGTCCGCGCGCCCTCGCGGCTCACCTCGACCTCGCGGAGCGGGGCGGCGAGCATGAAGTCCACGGTGGACAGTACGAGGATGCCTCCGGCGAGCACCGCCAGCCCCAGCCACGGCGACGGCCACAGCGGGAGCGTCGCGGCGGCGAGGGCCATCAGCAGGGCGGCGCGGCCGGTGACCATCAGCGTGGCGTCGGCACTGTCGCGAGCACAGAGTCGAGCACCGCGTCCGCGGTCACGCCTTCGAGCTCGGCCTCCGGCCGCAGGCGCACCCGGTGGCGCAGCGTGGCCCGGGCGACCGCCTTGATGTCGTCGGGGGTGACGTAGTCGCGCCCCGCCAGCCAGGCCCACGCCTTCGCGGTGACCAGCAGCGCGGTGCCGCCGCGAGGGGAGGCGCCCAACTCCAGCGAGGGTGAGGTGCGGGTGCCCCGGCAGAGGTCCACGATGTACGCCATCACCTGGTCGGCCACACCCACCCGCTGCACGCTGGCCCGCCCGGCGGCGAGGTCGGCGGCGGTGGCGACCCGCTGTACGCCGGCCGCCTTCAGGTCACGCGGGTCGAAGCCGGAGTGGTGCGCGCGCAGTACGCCGATCTCCTCGTCGCGGGTGGGCAGCGGCACGCTCAGCTTGAGCAGGAAGCGGTCGAGCTGCGCCTCCGGCAGCGGGTACGTGCCCTCGTACTCGATCGGATTTTGGGTGGCCGCCACGATGAACGGCTCGGGCAGCGGCCGGGGCATGCCGTCGACGGATACCTGGCGCTCCTCCATCACTTCGAGCAGGGCGGACTGGGTCTTCGGCGGCGTGCGGTTGATCTCGTCGGCGAGCAGGAGGTTGGTGAACACCGGACCGGTGCGGAACTCGAACACCGCGCTGCGCGGGTCGTAGACCGGCGAGCCGGTGACGTCGCCCGGCATCAGGTCGGGGGTGAACTGCAGCCGCTTGGCGTCCAGGTCGAGAGCCGCGGCGATCGTGCGTACCAGCAGCGTCTTGGCCACGCCAGGCACGCCCTCCAGCAGCACGTGGCCGCGGCACAACAGGGCGATCACCAGGCCGGTCACGATGGCGTCCTGACCGACCACCGCCTTGGCCACCTCGGCGCGCAGCCGGTGCAGGGCGGCGCGGGGATCGTCGGATCCCGCGGGAAGGGTCACCGTGCTCTCCTTACGGCATCGACAAGCGCGTCCAGGTCGGCCTGGAGGCGCCGGAGGTCATCGTCGCTTTCCGGGGTGGGACCGTCCAGCAGGCCCTCGACCTGCTCCCGGTCCAGCCCGGTCGCCGCGGCGGTCGCGTCCACGAGCGACACCTCGGCGGTGGGGGTGAGCAGCTGCGCGAGCCGGTCCCGCGCGGCCGCCCGGAGCAGGTCCGCGGTCGGCCCGCGCGCCTTCGCCCGCCGGTAGAGGCGGCCCCGGCCGTGCACCGTCTCCGCCGCCCGCACGGTAACCGGCAGGGGCTCGGTCACCGGCGGGCCGAGCCGGCGGGCCCGCCACAGCGCCAGCAGTACCACGGCGAGCGCGAGCTGGATCAGCAACGCCCAGAACCACTGTGGAAACGCGTCCCACAGCGGGTTTTCGCTGTCTTCGTCCGACGCCGAGGAGCTGCTCGACTCATCGCCCGACGAGCCGCCGGAGCTGGACTCGTCGCCCTCGCCGCCGCGCGAGCCCTCGCCTTCGCCGTCGGCCTCGCCGGAACCGCCGCGGGGGTCGGTGCCCAGCGACGGTGGCACGCCGCTGGACGAGCCGGGCTCGTCGGTGACGCCCGGCGGCGGCTCCAGCTTGTGCAGGTCGAGCCAGACCACGCGGGGGCGCGTCGCGAGCAGGCCGGTGGCGAGCGCCGCGTTGCCGTGCTCGCCGATCCGGTCGTTGCGGAACGGGTCGCTCGCGCCGATCACCACGAGGTCGGCCCGCTGCAGGTCAAGCTGCACGACGCCGGCGCCGTAGCAGCGGATGCCCTCGCCTTTGTACCGCTGGCGCAGCGCCGCCGCGGTACCGGCCTCACGCGCCTCCTGCACCGCGCAGCCGGGCGGCACGGCCCGAGCCGCCCAGCGCCGGCCACCCGGTGCGAGCGGGATCGCGGCGTCTTCCAGCACCTGGCGTGCCGGGTCGACAAGCACGATGCGGGTGCTCGGTGGCATGAGGCGCAGCATGTCGAGGTAGTCGGGGTGCACCACCCGCGGCACGGGGACGAAGAGGGTGGCGTCGCCCTCGTACGCCGAGACGAGCGCGTCGGAGGTGCGGGTCTCCCGCTCCACCTGCACGCCCCGGGCGGCCAGCGCCTCGGCGAGCCTCCGCGCGCCGATGCCGTCGCCGCTGACCGGGCTGAGGAACGCGGGGTCGCCGGGGTCGGGCTCGTTCACCGCGTACGTCACACCGGTCACGGTGAAGATCAGCACCACCACGCCCAGCGGGATCGCAAACCGGTGCCACCGCCTCATGACAGCGCCCGGTGCATCTGGTCGGCCAGCTCCCGCATCCGCGCGTCGTGCTGCGCGCCGGCGGGGTGCTCCGCGTACCACACCTCGGAGAAGACGCCGCCGGCGGCGCGCAGCGGCGCGTCGACGACCGGCTTGGCCCGCGCCGCCGCGCCGGCCAGCTCGGTGACAGTCCACCCTGGACGGTGCTCGACCACCTGCCGTTCGATCAGCTCGCGCACCATGGCCCGGAGCCGTTCGCGGACCGCCTCGGCGTACCGCCCCTCGGACGCGAACCGGTCGGCGAGCGAGACGAACGCGACCACCGGC is part of the Phytohabitans houttuyneae genome and harbors:
- a CDS encoding DUF58 domain-containing protein, whose amino-acid sequence is MVTGRAALLMALAAATLPLWPSPWLGLAVLAGGILVLSTVDFMLAAPLREVEVSREGARTVRSGETATVSLRVANRSQRVLHADIRDAWVPSAGATPATHEVVVEPGSAVTLETSLTPSRRGDRPAVRLTLRSYGPLRLAFRQRAGRPATPQWTLRVLPRFDSRRFLPEKTARLRTLEGSTVTRGRGQGTEFDALREYVIGDDVRSIDWRASARRSDVLVRTWRPERDRRVVCVLDTGRTSAVLAGAEPRLDAAIDAALLLAALALRAGDQVDLLAVDTAVRATVSGGRHVLLPRLVNALAPLQPSLVETDFELVVGEVLRRERKRALVVLFTALEPGALGDGLLPVLPRLATRHKVLVAAVHDPLLAEAQGDPYLAAAALRTLNERDRVRNALTRHGVEVLDAPIDTFASRVADTYLALKQAGKL
- a CDS encoding AAA family ATPase, giving the protein MTLPAGSDDPRAALHRLRAEVAKAVVGQDAIVTGLVIALLCRGHVLLEGVPGVAKTLLVRTIAAALDLDAKRLQFTPDLMPGDVTGSPVYDPRSAVFEFRTGPVFTNLLLADEINRTPPKTQSALLEVMEERQVSVDGMPRPLPEPFIVAATQNPIEYEGTYPLPEAQLDRFLLKLSVPLPTRDEEIGVLRAHHSGFDPRDLKAAGVQRVATAADLAAGRASVQRVGVADQVMAYIVDLCRGTRTSPSLELGASPRGGTALLVTAKAWAWLAGRDYVTPDDIKAVARATLRHRVRLRPEAELEGVTADAVLDSVLATVPTPR
- a CDS encoding DUF4350 domain-containing protein, producing MRRWHRFAIPLGVVVLIFTVTGVTYAVNEPDPGDPAFLSPVSGDGIGARRLAEALAARGVQVERETRTSDALVSAYEGDATLFVPVPRVVHPDYLDMLRLMPPSTRIVLVDPARQVLEDAAIPLAPGGRRWAARAVPPGCAVQEAREAGTAAALRQRYKGEGIRCYGAGVVQLDLQRADLVVIGASDPFRNDRIGEHGNAALATGLLATRPRVVWLDLHKLEPPPGVTDEPGSSSGVPPSLGTDPRGGSGEADGEGEGSRGGEGDESSSGGSSGDESSSSSASDEDSENPLWDAFPQWFWALLIQLALAVVLLALWRARRLGPPVTEPLPVTVRAAETVHGRGRLYRRAKARGPTADLLRAAARDRLAQLLTPTAEVSLVDATAAATGLDREQVEGLLDGPTPESDDDLRRLQADLDALVDAVRRAR
- a CDS encoding DUF4129 domain-containing protein, with protein sequence MSRWWTEAVAAFGDVVPLPLAALGLLVAAALIGAGWYWWPHWVPRRFPQLRMPRIRLRRPRFRWPFRRRKRDTTQEPVRPAAEGIGDELPDLPVVAFVSLADRFASEGRYAEAVRERLRAMVRELIERQVVEHRPGWTVTELAGAAARAKPVVDAPLRAAGGVFSEVWYAEHPAGAQHDARMRELADQMHRALS